The genomic stretch AATAAAAATTGATTTCCATACTTTCTCACTATTGCCGCTTTTAATTCTTTGTTCATCGTCTTGGATCTCATGTGTTACCTCCTATAGTAAAACTTGGATTCAAATTTATGTATCACCTCATTAAAAAAATATATTTATAACTTCAACTTATTAAAAATCTTATTCAAGTTTATAACGATCTTAAAAGGTCTATCGACAAGTAATGTAATTTTTGTTGATCCAGTATAAACCTGAAGAAAAACTTCAGAGTCATAATTTTTAGCATCTGGGCTAAGGACATGCTCTTCGGGGCTCTGAGGTATCGAAATAACCATCATAGTCGGTTTTTTTGTAAGTGTACCGTCCACCCAGATATGAGGTTCATGGAATTTTTTAATTTCTGGGGCATTTGAGAAATCAAGGGTTTCTGTATGTAATGCCAGAATAATCGCCCTGATCCGTGTTAATGAAAGCCCCAGGGAATTAAGCTCCTCTACTACGGATAAATAAAAAAGATGTTTAAGGGAATATTTACGAGCGGTTCCCCGGCCAACAGGAGTGTATAAACCGGGAAGTACAAATTGCTCTGTATAAAATAGAACTCGTCGATCTGGTAATCCGGTAATTTCAGCAGCTTCTTTTCTGGTCCAACTGTTTTTCATAATACTAAAATAAGAATACAAAGTCATGAATTAAAAGTCAAGCAAATAATAAAAAATATTTTCTACTACCTAAAAATACCCCTGATCCTGAATTTTGCACCTAATTTCAAAAGTAGGAGTATCCCCTGGGATACTTTCTATATATTAATACCCTCTACGTTGCCTCTACAATGAAAAACACCATCAAAGAGGGGTAACAGTAGGGGGGTATACCTATGTCTAAAATCACTACACATCCATGCATCAAAAAAAAGGTATTTGAGGACAAGATGTGACATGCCTTCTATGAAGTCGGAAAAGCCCTTATGAAAATCAGACTCTCCGCCCTCTTACTAAAATCAAAGACCCCGATCAACAACGTGAAGTCTATCAGAAGGCTGTCGAGACCGCACCGGAAGGTAAGGTGACGGCAAGGGAAAATGAGGACATACCAACAAGAACCGCCGTTATCAATCAGATTAGATATGAGGAAGAATAGTTTCAAAGGTTCCCATTTCCATATCATTGTTTCTTTATTTCAGGAACGTCAACGAGCAAATTAAGTGATTGAGCCTTTGCTGAACCCTCTATGAACCTTTCTAACAAACCCTTTACAGTATCGTTCTCATAAATGGCTTTGACTTTAAACGCCTTCCAAACTTCTTTGTCTATATATAATTTTATATAGATGGAAATGTTTTTATAAGGTTTAATTCTTTTTACTTTTATGGTTTTCATTGGGTATCACCTCCTTTATAATGTTTCACAGTAAACACCTATTAATAGTTATACTACTATGAAGAGTATTGAGATGTCAAGGATTATTTTGAATATCATAAATAGGGTCCTGAGTAGTAAGATCATCCTATTTAAAATATTAATACCCTCTACGTGGGCCTCAGAATGAAAAATAGGATGAAAGAGGCATCTTAGTACCCCTGGGTAGTCTATATCAAAACGGTAAGCATCACTATAGGAAAAAATGGGATTATGGGATATATCAGGACACTATAAAAGGAGGCCGAGGCCACTGTACGAATGACCTCGGACTTTTGTATCGGTTCACGAAGGAGTAACCTCGCACCGATTGCCGACAGTTGTTTTAAAATGGGTCACAAGTCGGCTGGACCTATCGACGCTTACCGTCTTTACCGGTCGCCCGTCGCCGGCGTCACAATACGTCAGAGAAGATATTGACGTAACTTATTCTATTTCAACCCGTCCCCAAGCAAATATTGTGAGGGCCGTATTTGAGCTACTATCGACCACTAACGCCGTCCCCACTGCCAAGACCATCCCTGAGGGAAAGTCCCATTGAAGGGAAGTGTTCACCCCCATTGAAATCGGGCCAATCAGTGCCTTTTTGACTGCCCCAGCGTTTTCATCTTCACCTATGGTGATGCTCTGAGCGCCAGCCCCGTTGTTTATGCTAAAATGATAGACAATTATTGACTTGCCTGGTACTGCCGCCATAAATTCTTCACATCCTGAAGCGTCTGCACAAGTTCCATTACGTATCCAGCCGAATTTTCCAGGTTGCATATCTGTATTTACAAACGCCATAATTTTTACCTCCTGAGAAAGCCGAAGGGATCTCTCCCTTCGACTATTATTTATTTAAACCAATCGATCCGCCAAAACAACGAATGGGGAAACCGTTGTCCCGCCATCGGCAAGCGTTAAAGCCTCATTCCATAAGGGCTGGCCGTCGTGCCTCTCGATGATTCTGCTAAGGAGCTCATCCGTCTCAAAATGAACATGTATACTCGTGTCAAATCTCATCTCGTTGCGTAAACCTATGCAGTACTGGCTTAAATCAGCCAGTAAAATGTCGCCCTGGGTTCCAAGTGTTTCAGTTTTCTCCGTGAACAAAACTGGTCTTGTTAGCATTGTGAATTTTCCATTCGTTTCGCTCATCACGGGGATTGCCGCACCGCCAAGGCCAACGCTCAGCGATAAAGACAGAAGTTGGGGTATACAGGTTTGGTGACATATCCAGATGCTATTTTTAAAACTTCCCGCGAAGATACGAGACATCATTTTAATTATATTCTCGTAAATAATTGTTTCTTTTTTCTGTCCGGTCTCTTTCGGCACAGTGACCAGGCATGGAGCTTTCAAGATGCCAAGAGGTTCACCAGCGCCTGTACCTTTAAGGAAATAGAGGTCACGATACCAGGATAACCCTTTCCCGCAGATTTGAACGATCTGGTCGAATCCACCAGGGACATCTGCGCTCAATTCAGAGCTGAACCTCAACATTCCTGTCAACTTCTTGGCCGTGAGGGTCATATTCCTTGTCTTCGGACTATGTTCGTCGATGCTTCCCGTTTCGCTCGTATAGCTTGCAGTAAAGCCGCCCATCAAAGCTGAGGCGTGCGACCCTATTGCCATAGCAGGGATTTTAATTTCATTGGATACCATGCCCTGTAAGAATGCACCCGGGGACACGATTTCGTTTTCAAGACTGACTTGATGGATCTGTGCCGCTGTCTGACTGGGAATTAAGAACCCGCCGTCCGCTGGGACAGTCTCAGTCATGCTTCTCAAGGTCAGGCCCGGATGGTGTCTTCCGCTGAAAACGGCACTAAAAAAGTTACAATCCTTATCTGGCCAGACATACCCGCCCTGGCTTCCGAACACGCTGTTCCAATCTTTCGCCTGTCCCGGCGATCTTAATTCATAACCATTACCTGAACCGATACTGTGATTATAATCGTGCAAAGAATTTTCCAAAGTTAAAGGCTTGCCCGGTAACTCCTTTAGCCTTCTTACCTCAGCTATCATCTGGTTATAAATATCCAACTGCACGCTATTAAGTTTCAACTTGCTCCACTCTGCAATCTTTTTTTCGAGGACAGCGATGCCCTCCTGGATTCTTTCATAATCATTATCCATAATATGAACCTCCAAATATTCAATTTTTGTTTTAATTTATTCGTGGCGAGTGGTTTACAGACCGGCTAACCAACGCTTGAGGGGATTCCCGCGGCTCTCAAGTACTTTGCAAGGTGGCGAGAGAGTGTGGCTGCTGCCCCGTATTGCTATGTCTATATATAAATATATACCAATTATCAAATTTGTCAATAAAAATCTTCAAGGTCAAGCTCCTTAAGATCCTTAAAACCAGGGTTGTTTTTTATAAAAGATTGCCATCGCTTCTGAGCCCCACGCTTCTTCTTCGCCCGGCGCTTGCAATGAGGACTACAATATATTTTGTTGCGCCTTCCTTTGAATTCAATTTTACAGATTGGACAAATCATAAAAAGGGACTCCCCGAAAATCTCCAATAGTGAAAAACTCGTGCATGACTACCATCCTGGTTTTTCCCGCTCAATCTGTGGAGATTTGACCCGCCCTCCATACCCTTATTATCATTATCTTTCTTGCACATGTATGTTTAATAGCTTATCAATAAATATCTGCCACATCCCACACAACCATGCTGTCATCCAATGTCTATGTTCGTGGTGCTTATAATCAGAACATGTCCAGCAAAGCCTGATTTTCCTTTTCTTCATTGCTCTTTCCTTCTCTCATATAAGGTCAACTTGTTTATGTTCTTCATATGTAATAAACAGTACCGTTCCTTCCCGAGTGTTCTTCGCTTGCAACCTGGGATCGTACAAAGTCTTTCATGTCTTCTTCTTAATGTCTTGTTCATATCATGCCGTCCCTATTTTCGTCCCGGGTATTATTCCAAGACCATCTTCCTTTTTCAAACTGTTGAGATATAGGGTCTGTTTAATACTAAGTGTTAATAGCCTCGCAAATATCTCTTTAAGTGCGACCTGTACTTCAAGTGTATCTTTTGATAATGCCTCGCCCTCGCTGGTGAACATATTTATTACTTCTTCATGCCCCAAGAGTTCTTCAAGATATTGCAGCCTTTCTTCTAACTGTTGTATTGTTTTCATTGCTTTGCCCCCTTAATTGATTCACATTTGGTACTAATACATGATTATTCTTTATTAAACGGTCTATGTAGTACAATAACTGGGTGGTTCTATTCTGGTTCTTTTGGTGTTGTAGAACGTTTACTGGTGTAGAGTTGAGCGGGTTCGATTCCCGCCGCCTCCACCATATAACTACTTGAAATCATTGACTACACCCCCCTCAAAACTCGTTTCTATTTCGTTTCCTTTTTGAGGTTTCTCAACTGTTCTGAGGTTCACCACTTTTGACATCTTTGACATTCTCATGTGCAGGTATTTTTCTGTTGTTCTTATATCTGAATGTCCCATCAATTCCTTTACAATACTTATATCGTTATCCTGAATCAATTGTGTTGCAAAGCTGTGTCTTGTGCCTGAATATAGGTCAATATCAAGTCCTGAGTGTATTGTCCATTGGTACCATAACGCTTTTGGATAATATCCCCGCCCTGTCCTTGAATTGATAAAAAGAAATTGCTTCGGTAGTTTTCCTTTAATATTCTTTTCTGCTATCTGCAAGGCTCTATCAGATAGTGGAATGATACGTTTACGCTTTTGTTTCGTGGTCTCTCTAATAGTATTCCCTGATACATAGGTTCTCTCTATCCGCGCAATGCCCTGTCTCACGTCAATATGTTCAACCAATAAGGCGCACACCTCTCCAGGTCTCAGTCCTGTCTCCATCAGAAACTCTATCGGGTCCCGGTGATTTTCTGGTATTCTCTTTAATACTTCGGTCTGCAACTGACAGTCAATGGCTGTTCGTGCCTTTGCGTTGTCTCCAGTAATGTGAGGGAATATAGGCATATTTTTGATGGTGCCTCGTTCTTTTAACCAATAAAAGAAGTTCCTGAGGGCATTCATAATATTTTTTCTTGTCTTTATAGATACGCCGGATAATGTGTCCTTGAGGCTCGACAACTGCTCGAGGCTGATTTCTCTCACATCGTAGGCATTGAGTATAGGATAATGGTTTAACACATAGCCTCGGTATGATCTCACCGTACCAGGGGATAGTTCTTGTGCCTGCTCTCTCGTCTCTTTCTCATTCAACCATTGCTCAATCTGTACTTCAAACTTCCTTTCTTTTATCTTTTCATCCGTAAAATCAACAGGAATAAATACACCTTTCTTTATGGCGTTACCTATCTCTATGAGCTTATCAACTGCCCTGTCATATACGAGTACATATCCCTGGTCATCACGGCGGTAATGGTAATGTTTCCCATGCCAATAAACAACAACTATACATTTTGAATTCCCACAACTACAAACTTTATTCATTTTTTTACGGCACTTATTACATAGAATGACACCTGTCATAATTACACCTCCTGCTTTTAATAACTCTTGCGGAAGTGTAACTGAATGGTTATATGGTGTCAAAGGATTCATGTTTTACTTGTTTCCCTTCATCTTCTGATACTCTTCGATCTTTCAGTGTTTCCCATTCAGTTCCTAATGCAACCAACTTTTTATTTAACACGGCGTATTTTTCATCCCACTCCACTATGTTCAAGGCTTCGTCAAGATTTATTCCTTCTCCGATATACTTCTGTAGCCCCGCCTTAAAAAGTTCTTCCTGCTCTGCCTCTTTTGGTACCGATAACATCCGGTACGCACCTGTCAAAACGGAAACACTTTCCGTTTTCAACTGTTCTCTGTTCTCGAATACTTTCATGTAATTTCGTGCCGTCCTGTCGGTAAAAAGCAGGTTCGCTTTAATCCATAACGTGAAAGCGCCATGGGGCAACCTATCTTTTTGCTCTTTGAGCAGTTCCCCGATTCGGATTGCATCCCCCAGGGTGCTTTTAATTGACAACATAATTTTCTGGTGAAGCTCTACTATTTCCACAATCACGCTTGATTCAATTAATTCATTCATTTTATTCCCCTGTTTGAAAACGTTTTCGCCGGTAGTCTGGCAATCGCACATTTTCATATTGTATAACCTTTTCAGCAATCCGGACATATTCGTTGAGAATGTCCTTCCTTTCATCCCTGGTAAGTTTCCGTGCATATCCCTGGTCAATTAATAGCTGTGCATTCTGAGTCCGAAACATCTCACCAGGTTTAAGAATTTCGCCTTGTACCCTGATATTTTTAATGGTCATCAAAAGTTCCATCTTTATTATGGTAATAGGGTTTTATGTCTTGTGGTAGTCCTTCGATCATCACATCCATATATATAAAATGCATTTACCTTGGCATTTTTTTAGCGAAATATCAGAATAGAATAATCATGGTACTGGCACAAAATTGTGGCGAATTGCTATTGTTTAAATGCCTTGCCTTAAAAGCACTCGTTAGCCTCGGGTTTTAAACCATAAATCCGGCAAAGGGAGCAGATACATGAGGGCGCATGTGCCTTTCAGGCTTGTGGCGACATCGCCTATGATGTGTAAGTCGGAGGCAATGAGATTGGAATATTTCGTAAAGCGTGCGCAGAAGAAAGATAAAATAAAAATGGTCAGTTTGATTTGCCTGCGATAAAAGCCTAAAATGTTAAATAAGTGAACAATAGCACAGCTTAACGATAACTTCTTGTAAGACAGCATTTGTCATTATTGCCTAACATACAACGTTTCAACCCGTACTCAATAATATGTCATTTAAGAATTAAAAGTGCACACCTCGATTGCGGTAATCTAAAACCAAAAAGGGGGTTTTAGACTATGACGCAGCTACACAAAAAATTCACTGATACCCAGGTCAAAGAACTTATACGGCGTTACCTGAGGTTAGGTTAGGTTCTGGTGTAATGATAGCCTTATTGATGTCCAAAAGGTGAGGAATAGCGATTTGAAGGCTGTGCACTTTTAAATTTTAGCTAACATCATATCTGAAAACAGTAGGTAGTATGTAGTAGGTAGTATGCATTTTCCCCTGATATTTATAATTCTCTAAGCGAAATAGAACTGAAATAGTTTTCCAAAAAAATAGGTGGAGTGTTTTTTATAATTGACATATAATTATGTTTATATGGCATTCAAAAGTGAAGCGTTATGCGTGAAGCGTGGAAACCAGTGAAGCGTTATGCGTGAAGCGTTAAAAGACGAGATACGCTTCACGAGATACGAGTAACGGGGTTTAAGATACGGATTTTAAAATGAAAATAGAAAACTTTAGAGATTTGGACATTTGGAAATTAGGAATGGAGATTGTGATTGATATCTATAAAATTACAAGTAAATTTCCTAAAGAGGAGACCTATGGTTTGACAGGACAAATGAGAAGAGCAGTTATATCCATTCCTTCTAATATAGCCGAAGGTTTCAATCGATATCATAACAAGGAATACCGTCAATTTTTATATATTGCTCTTGGTTCATGTGGGGAATTAGAAACACAAATAGAGGCAAGTTTTTCACTTCAATACATTGACCAGACAATAAAAAATAAAGTTTTAGAAAAAATTGACCATGAGTCAAGAATGTTAAGGAACCTGATAAAACGGCTTGATGCGTGAAGCGGGGCTCGTGAAGCGTGAAGCGTCATTCGTGAAGCGTGGAAACCAGTGAAGCGTTATTCGTGAAGCGTTAAAAAACGAGATACGCTTCACGAGTTACGAGATACGGGTTTTAAGTTACGAGATACGGTTATATTGTTGGTGAAAAATTATATACTCTAAAGTATAATACTCAAAAGTATATAAAAAACACCGAGGGGAATGTTCATCAACAGGGAAAAAGAGCTTTCCTTTCTTGAAAACAAATGGAATGAGCAACAAGCCCAAATGATTGTATTGTGGGGGAAGCGAAGGGT from Pseudomonadota bacterium encodes the following:
- a CDS encoding tyrosine-type recombinase/integrase translates to MTGVILCNKCRKKMNKVCSCGNSKCIVVVYWHGKHYHYRRDDQGYVLVYDRAVDKLIEIGNAIKKGVFIPVDFTDEKIKERKFEVQIEQWLNEKETREQAQELSPGTVRSYRGYVLNHYPILNAYDVREISLEQLSSLKDTLSGVSIKTRKNIMNALRNFFYWLKERGTIKNMPIFPHITGDNAKARTAIDCQLQTEVLKRIPENHRDPIEFLMETGLRPGEVCALLVEHIDVRQGIARIERTYVSGNTIRETTKQKRKRIIPLSDRALQIAEKNIKGKLPKQFLFINSRTGRGYYPKALWYQWTIHSGLDIDLYSGTRHSFATQLIQDNDISIVKELMGHSDIRTTEKYLHMRMSKMSKVVNLRTVEKPQKGNEIETSFEGGVVNDFK
- a CDS encoding DUF3102 domain-containing protein, whose translation is MNELIESSVIVEIVELHQKIMLSIKSTLGDAIRIGELLKEQKDRLPHGAFTLWIKANLLFTDRTARNYMKVFENREQLKTESVSVLTGAYRMLSVPKEAEQEELFKAGLQKYIGEGINLDEALNIVEWDEKYAVLNKKLVALGTEWETLKDRRVSEDEGKQVKHESFDTI
- a CDS encoding MerR family transcriptional regulator, with protein sequence MKNSWTRKEAAEITGLPDRRVLFYTEQFVLPGLYTPVGRGTARKYSLKHLFYLSVVEELNSLGLSLTRIRAIILALHTETLDFSNAPEIKKFHEPHIWVDGTLTKKPTMMVISIPQSPEEHVLSPDAKNYDSEVFLQVYTGSTKITLLVDRPFKIVINLNKIFNKLKL
- a CDS encoding phage major capsid protein → MEVHIMDNDYERIQEGIAVLEKKIAEWSKLKLNSVQLDIYNQMIAEVRRLKELPGKPLTLENSLHDYNHSIGSGNGYELRSPGQAKDWNSVFGSQGGYVWPDKDCNFFSAVFSGRHHPGLTLRSMTETVPADGGFLIPSQTAAQIHQVSLENEIVSPGAFLQGMVSNEIKIPAMAIGSHASALMGGFTASYTSETGSIDEHSPKTRNMTLTAKKLTGMLRFSSELSADVPGGFDQIVQICGKGLSWYRDLYFLKGTGAGEPLGILKAPCLVTVPKETGQKKETIIYENIIKMMSRIFAGSFKNSIWICHQTCIPQLLSLSLSVGLGGAAIPVMSETNGKFTMLTRPVLFTEKTETLGTQGDILLADLSQYCIGLRNEMRFDTSIHVHFETDELLSRIIERHDGQPLWNEALTLADGGTTVSPFVVLADRLV
- a CDS encoding four helix bundle protein, which codes for MKIENFRDLDIWKLGMEIVIDIYKITSKFPKEETYGLTGQMRRAVISIPSNIAEGFNRYHNKEYRQFLYIALGSCGELETQIEASFSLQYIDQTIKNKVLEKIDHESRMLRNLIKRLDA